Sequence from the Coleofasciculaceae cyanobacterium genome:
GGCGGGCATCATCGAGAGCAGCTTTAGCTTGAGCTATTTCGGCTTGAGCAGCAGCATAGTTTGCGCGGTTGGCTTCGGTTTGTTGTCCGCTTGCGGATACTTGTTGCAGTTCACTTTTAGTAGCAGCCAGTTTAGCGTTGGCACTATTTACTCCCTGTTGAGCCTGTTCTAACTGTGCCTGTGCCTGTTCTACTCCCTGTTCGACTGCATTTTTTTCAGCCTGTGCCACTTGATAAGCAGCTTGTGCATTATCTAATTGTTGGCGGGTAACTGCTCCTTTTTGGTACAGCGTAGAATAACGATTATAGTCTTGTTGAGCTTTGTTTAAATTGGCATCTGCTTGAGCTACCTGGGCTTGTGCCGAGGCAATTCCCGCTTTGGCTTCAAATACTGCGGATTTAGCTGTAGAAACGTTAGCAGTAGCATCGCTAATATCACCCTGAGCCTGAGTTGATTTAGCCTGGGTAGTTTCTGATGCTAAGGTAATGTTTGCCTGGGCTGCTTTAGCTTGACCTTGGGCGATTAACAAAGCTGCCTGTGCCTTTTCTACTTCGACTTGAAGATCCCTTGGATCGAGCTTGACTAATAACTCTGTTGGTTTAATCTGCTGATTATCGTTAACTTCTACATCAGTTACCGTCCCTGGAATACGGCTACTTATCTGATGTATGTGACCTGTAACATAAGCATTATCAGTGCTTTCGTGGGTAGAAGCATAGTTCCACCAGCGATAGCCAAACACACTAGAGGCGATCGCACCAATCCCTACTGCTGCCCAAATTAAACCTTTTGGTAGTTTTTTACGCGGTTTTTCAGGAGTTTTGAATTCTCGGTTGCGAGCTTTTTCTGACGCAATTAGTTTATGATTAACTATTTCTATTTCTCGTTCTCGATCTAACGATTTGCCGTTTAAAGTTCTTATCTGGTTAGTTTCTTAGATAATTTTAATATTGTTGCGTAATTAATAAGTGCTCTTTTATTTCGTGTACGTAGTATTTAGTTTGGCAAATAGACGATTAAAACTACATCTTTCAAAAGGCGGATTGGAGTTTAATATCTTAGGCTAGATTAGCGATCGCGCGATCGATTAATTGGGAAAACTGCTTTCTTTCGTTATTTGAAAAACCTGTCAGAACTCGTTCTCGCAAGTCTAGAGCCATTGGTGGCAAAACTGTTTCGAGTTCTTTTCCCGTATCTGTAAGCCAAATTCTCACCATACGGCGATCGGTGCGATCTCGTTCGCGACGAATCAGTCCTCTGTCTTCCATGCGGTCTAAAACCCCTGTTAGAGTTCCTCCCACCTGCTGAAGTTTGCCCCCAATTGCCGAAGTTGCCAAACCGTCTTCTGACCAAAGACAGCATAATACTACCCAGTGGAAAGGAGTCAGTCCCAAAGGTTCTAATTGTTCTTGAAAATTACGACTCAAAAGTTGAGACAGTAATTTGAGGCGATAGCCAATACCCTGTGGGGCTAAAACTTGTTGATACTGCTCGGAATTAAAATTAGCGGGCTTAGCGGTCATTCACAAAATACTTAGGATACGTAGTATTATTATGACAATTTTAGGCAATTTTTTCAACGCGTTGATAGTGTTACTGTTAAACCTGGTATGAGTTTTTTACCGCAAGTAGCGATCGATCAGCACTTTGCTCAACGAGGTAGTAGCGCGTCTAATATTAATTTGTTGGGTATTGCAAATTAGTTTGAGCCCC
This genomic interval carries:
- a CDS encoding HlyD family secretion protein codes for the protein MFGYRWWNYASTHESTDNAYVTGHIHQISSRIPGTVTDVEVNDNQQIKPTELLVKLDPRDLQVEVEKAQAALLIAQGQAKAAQANITLASETTQAKSTQAQGDISDATANVSTAKSAVFEAKAGIASAQAQVAQADANLNKAQQDYNRYSTLYQKGAVTRQQLDNAQAAYQVAQAEKNAVEQGVEQAQAQLEQAQQGVNSANAKLAATKSELQQVSASGQQTEANRANYAAAQAEIAQAKAALDDARQQLSYTNITAPTGGKVGSKSVEIGQRVQPGTPLMAIVGNDYWVTANFKETQLGEIKRGERVEVKIDAFGDRTFTGRVDSISPASGAEFALLPPDNATGNFTKVVQRIPVKIVLDPQSIKGYESRITPGMSAVVNVELPQNDH
- a CDS encoding MarR family winged helix-turn-helix transcriptional regulator, which translates into the protein MTAKPANFNSEQYQQVLAPQGIGYRLKLLSQLLSRNFQEQLEPLGLTPFHWVVLCCLWSEDGLATSAIGGKLQQVGGTLTGVLDRMEDRGLIRRERDRTDRRMVRIWLTDTGKELETVLPPMALDLRERVLTGFSNNERKQFSQLIDRAIANLA